Genomic DNA from Nitratidesulfovibrio vulgaris str. Hildenborough:
CCGCCCACATCGTCGATGGTGACGTTGCGGCGAAGCGGGGCGTGTTCTTCGATGTGGTTGAGGATGTTCTTGAAGCCGGAAATGCCCGAGGCTGCCAGCGTCTTGATGGGGCCGGCGCTGATGCCGTTGATGCGAATGCCCTTTTCGCCGAGGTCGACAGCGAGGTAGCGCACCGATGCTTCAAGTGCTGCCTTGGCGACACCCATGACATTGTAGTTGGTGATGACCTTCTGTGAACCGTAGTAGGTCATGGTGATGACAGAGGCGCCGGGGGCGAGGAGTCCTTCGAACGCCTTGCAGACCGACACCAGCGAATAGGCTGAAACGTCCAGTGCGAGGCGGAAGCCGTCGCGAGAGGTGTCGATGAATCGACCGTGAAGGTCGTCGCGATGGGCGAAGGCCACAGAATGGACGATGCAGTCCACCGTGCCCCACTTCTCGCGCACGAGGTCGGCGGCACCCGCCACTTGTGCGTCGTCGGTCACATCACAGGGAAAGGTGAAGTCGCCCCCGAGTTCTTCACAGATGGGGTCGACGCGCTTCTGGATGGCTTCGCCGACATAGCTGAAGGCGAGGCGGGCACCTTCGCGGCGGAAGGCCGACGAAATGCCGTAGGCGATGCTCTTGTTGTTGGCGACCCCGAAGACGAGTGCTTTCTTTCCTTCAAGCAGCATGTATTACTCCGTTGCGTTGGGCACACGACATGGCGCGGCAAGGTGTCGCGCTGCATGTGCGGCCGTGCGGGGTGGTGTGCGGAAGGGGCGCACGGCCCCTTCCATGCTGCACCCTACAGCGAAAGTGTACG
This window encodes:
- a CDS encoding enoyl-ACP reductase FabI, which produces MLLEGKKALVFGVANNKSIAYGISSAFRREGARLAFSYVGEAIQKRVDPICEELGGDFTFPCDVTDDAQVAGAADLVREKWGTVDCIVHSVAFAHRDDLHGRFIDTSRDGFRLALDVSAYSLVSVCKAFEGLLAPGASVITMTYYGSQKVITNYNVMGVAKAALEASVRYLAVDLGEKGIRINGISAGPIKTLAASGISGFKNILNHIEEHAPLRRNVTIDDVGGSAVYLASDLSAAVTGEIHFVDCGYNVMGI